The Caldicoprobacter guelmensis genomic interval AACGGAGGTGATTTAGGTGAACGGTTCTCTTGAGCTGGAAGTTTATAAGGCTTTGAGGGATGCTCACAATACCATTAAAAGGGAACTGCACAACAAGCTGGCGGATAACGGCATTACTTGGCCCCAGTTTCATGCGCTGTACCACATTGGCGACGAAGGTATTCCCAGCCATGAGCTGGCAAAGGAGCTCAACTGTAACGCCAGCAACATGACGGGATTAATTGACCGCATGGAGCAAAACAACTGGGTTTACCGCGTACACTGCAAGGACGACAGGCGCGTGTGGTTGATTAAGCTTACTGAAGAAGGCAAAAAGCTGAAGGAGGAGCTAATTCCCAAGCATCAGAAGAATATAGAAGAGAGGATGAAGGTGTTGAGCGAAGAAGAGCTAAAGACGCTCAAGAGTTTGCTGAATAAGCTTATGAAAGGATAGGAGTTAGTAGTTATTAAAAAGGGAGTCGAGGGGGATTTTTATGAAGGAGCTTAAAGCGCTTATGCGATATATGAAGCCTTACAGGCTTCATATATTTGTTGCCACCGTTTGTATGATAATGGTTACGGCTATGAATATGATCGGCCCCTGGATGATCCGCAACCTTATAAGCACGGTAACCCAGAGCGTAGAGGGTAAGGCAAGCCTAGCCCAGGTCAATTTCCTTGCTCTGGCTGTAATTGCAATATATCTGCTGAGGGCGATATCGCAGTTTGGTACCAACTACATATCTCACTATGCAGCGTGGAAGATGCTGGAGGACATAAGGAGCCATTTATATAATCATTTACAGACTCTCTCCTTGAGGTTTTTCCACGACAAACAAACGGGAGAACTCATGTCCAGGGTACTCGATGATACTCGAAACTTTGAACAGCTGCTGGCTCATGCCATTCCAACCTTGGTGGTCAATGGCTTGATGCTCATTGGGGTGTCTGTTATCCTGTTTTCCATGCATTTGAAGCTGGCGCTTTACACCCTTATACCGATCCCCTTGCTTTTCTGGATGGTTGTCAAGTTCAGCAAGATATCCCGTCCGATGTTTAAGGAAGCGCAGAAGGAGATTGCAGAGGTTAGCGCCATCCTTCAGGATAACTTTTCGGGGATTAAGGAGATCAAGGCTTTTACTCAGGAAGAATACGAAAGCGAGCGCACCTTAAGCCGCATAGCTGCTTACACCAGGGCCATATTGCGTGCGCTTAAGCTGAGCAATGCTTTTCATCCCAGCATAGAGTTTGTATCCGGACTGGGAACGGTGATAGTCATATTTTTCGGGGGAAGGTTGGCCCTGACAAAACAATTGGCGCTGGAAGACCTAGTGGCTTTTCTGTTGTACCTTAATACCTTTTATCAGCCCATAACCTCATTTGGGATGATCAACGAAGGGATACAGCATGCCCTGGCCAGTGCCGAGCGGGTATTTGAGATATTGAATGAGAAACCAGAGATAAAGGATGACCCCGATGCAATAGAGATAGACAGGGTAAAAGGTAAGATAGAGTTTAGAAATGTAAGCTTTCGTTATGTGGATGAGGTTCCGGTATTGAAGAACGTATCCTTTAAGGTAAATCCCGGCGAGATGATAGCGCTGGTAGGTCCTACGGGGGTGGGTAAGACCACCATTGCCAACCTAATACCCAGGTTTTATGACCCTGATGAAGGTCAGATCTTGATAGATGATATAGACATAAGAAAGATTAAGCTGAGCAGTTTGAGAAAGCAGATAAGTATGGTTTCCCAGGACGTCTTCCTGTTCAACGGTACCGTGAAGGAGAATATTCTGTACGGGCGGCCTGATGCCACCGATGAAGAGGTAATTGCAGCTGCAAAGGCTGCCAATGCCCACGAGTTTATAATGGAACTGCCTGAGGGGTACAACACTCGAGTGGGTGAAAGGGGAGTGAAGTTATCAGGAGGGCAGAAGCAGAGGATCTC includes:
- a CDS encoding MarR family transcriptional regulator: MNGSLELEVYKALRDAHNTIKRELHNKLADNGITWPQFHALYHIGDEGIPSHELAKELNCNASNMTGLIDRMEQNNWVYRVHCKDDRRVWLIKLTEEGKKLKEELIPKHQKNIEERMKVLSEEELKTLKSLLNKLMKG
- a CDS encoding ABC transporter ATP-binding protein gives rise to the protein MKELKALMRYMKPYRLHIFVATVCMIMVTAMNMIGPWMIRNLISTVTQSVEGKASLAQVNFLALAVIAIYLLRAISQFGTNYISHYAAWKMLEDIRSHLYNHLQTLSLRFFHDKQTGELMSRVLDDTRNFEQLLAHAIPTLVVNGLMLIGVSVILFSMHLKLALYTLIPIPLLFWMVVKFSKISRPMFKEAQKEIAEVSAILQDNFSGIKEIKAFTQEEYESERTLSRIAAYTRAILRALKLSNAFHPSIEFVSGLGTVIVIFFGGRLALTKQLALEDLVAFLLYLNTFYQPITSFGMINEGIQHALASAERVFEILNEKPEIKDDPDAIEIDRVKGKIEFRNVSFRYVDEVPVLKNVSFKVNPGEMIALVGPTGVGKTTIANLIPRFYDPDEGQILIDDIDIRKIKLSSLRKQISMVSQDVFLFNGTVKENILYGRPDATDEEVIAAAKAANAHEFIMELPEGYNTRVGERGVKLSGGQKQRISIARALLKDAPILILDEATSSVDTQTEKQIQEALENLMKNRTTIVIAHRLSTIRDADQIIVLKDGEIVEAGKHNELLKKGGLYSQLCKAQSTSEELMAV